From a region of the Streptacidiphilus albus JL83 genome:
- a CDS encoding glycosyltransferase family 39 protein: MAIPTVRIRSAGPAPVPVPASGVRAARQATLAVVLPPALLALALGLWGLRRQDSIWGDEAVSLEVARRSTGQIWQLTQHIDAVHGLYYLLLHLLFTLHDGGLATLRLPSVLGMTAAAAGVALIGRRLSGSRAGLAAGLAFCVFPAVQEYAQEGRSYGMVCAGVVGSGLLLLRAAERPTVSRWSGYALAALTTCVLHEFAVLAVLGQGLTLVLARQSRRVRLGWLAACAGVLAGLLPLALLSESEAAQVAWITAPGTGTVLFALGTMLVGALCALVAGPGQRAFALPLLVLPQTVLLLVSVVHPVYLDRYVVFEYAGLALLIGAALDRLGRRAGWRVLLVVPLALLLLLPVETGLRTPQSRPDDLAAAARAVGRMSAPGDGVLFLPSARRQSELAFPADYAGRIDLALSGNVAASDTLGGIELPPDGIRARLLAVTRVVTVRTAGKGVPEGTAQDREKLAVLGADFQVCARAEVRGLVVTAYARPGDCRAG, translated from the coding sequence ATGGCCATCCCCACCGTCCGTATCCGCAGCGCCGGACCGGCTCCGGTTCCGGTTCCGGCATCGGGGGTGCGGGCGGCGAGGCAGGCCACGCTCGCGGTGGTGCTGCCGCCAGCGCTGCTGGCACTGGCGCTGGGGCTGTGGGGGCTGCGGCGGCAGGACAGCATCTGGGGCGACGAGGCGGTCAGCCTTGAGGTAGCCCGGCGCAGCACCGGGCAGATCTGGCAGCTCACCCAGCACATCGACGCCGTGCACGGGCTGTACTACCTGCTGTTGCACCTGCTGTTCACGCTCCACGACGGCGGGTTGGCCACCCTGCGGCTGCCGTCGGTGCTGGGGATGACCGCGGCGGCGGCCGGGGTCGCGCTGATCGGCCGGCGGCTGTCGGGATCCCGCGCCGGACTGGCCGCCGGGCTGGCCTTCTGCGTCTTCCCGGCGGTCCAGGAGTACGCCCAGGAGGGCCGCTCCTACGGGATGGTCTGCGCCGGGGTGGTCGGCAGCGGCCTGCTGCTGCTCCGGGCGGCCGAGCGGCCGACCGTGTCGCGCTGGTCGGGCTATGCCCTGGCCGCGCTGACGACGTGTGTGCTGCACGAGTTCGCGGTGCTGGCCGTGCTCGGGCAGGGGCTGACGCTGGTGCTGGCCCGGCAGTCGCGCCGGGTGCGGCTCGGCTGGCTGGCGGCCTGTGCCGGGGTGCTGGCCGGGCTGCTGCCGTTGGCGCTGCTGAGCGAGTCCGAGGCCGCGCAGGTCGCCTGGATCACCGCGCCCGGCACCGGCACCGTGCTGTTCGCGCTCGGGACGATGCTGGTCGGCGCCCTCTGCGCGCTGGTGGCGGGCCCCGGGCAGCGGGCCTTCGCGCTGCCGCTGCTGGTGCTGCCGCAGACGGTGCTGCTGCTGGTCTCCGTGGTCCACCCGGTCTACCTGGACCGCTATGTGGTCTTCGAGTACGCCGGGCTGGCGCTGCTGATCGGCGCCGCGCTGGACCGGCTCGGCCGCCGGGCCGGGTGGCGGGTGCTGCTGGTGGTGCCGCTGGCGCTGCTGCTCCTGCTGCCGGTGGAGACCGGGCTGCGCACCCCGCAGTCCCGACCGGACGACCTGGCGGCGGCGGCCCGCGCGGTCGGGCGGATGTCCGCCCCCGGCGACGGCGTGCTGTTCCTGCCCTCCGCCCGGCGCCAGTCCGAGCTGGCCTTCCCGGCGGACTACGCGGGCCGGATCGACCTGGCCCTGAGCGGGAACGTGGCCGCCTCGGACACCCTGGGCGGGATCGAGCTGCCGCCCGACGGGATCCGTGCCCGGCTGCTGGCGGTCACCCGGGTGGTCACCGTCCGCACCGCGGGGAAGGGCGTCCCCGAGGGCACCGCCCAGGACCGGGAGAAGCTGGCCGTGCTCGGCGCCGACTTCCAGGTCTGCGCCCGGGCCGAGGTGCGCGGCCTGGTGGTCACCGCCTACGCCCGGCCGGGCGACTGCCGCGCCGGGTAG